GGCGGCGGTGCTGCTGTGCAGCACGGGGGCGTCGCGGCTGGTCGCCGAGTCGACGGTCGTACCGATGCGGGCCGGGCGGCTGCGGACCGCGCTGACCCGGCGGATTCTCGGCTCCCGGGCACCCCTCGGACCGGTCACGCCGCTGGCCCGGCGGATCCTCAAGTACGGGACGATGGGCCCGGGTTCGGCCCCGCACATGGTCGAGGCGTGCGCGCGGATCGTGCACGCGTGTCCGCGCAAGGTGCGGTACGCCTGGTCTCAGGTGCTCAACCTGCTCGATGTCGCCCACGGCGTACGGGAGTTGACGGTGCCGACGGCCGTCGTCGTCGGCACGGCGGACCGGTTGACGCCGGTCGTGCACGCCCGCTCGCTGGTCGCCGCGCTGCCGAACTGCGTCGGGATCACCGAGCTGCCGGGGCTCGGCCACATGACGCCGATCGAGGCGCCCGAGCTGGTCACCGGGAAGATACGGGAACTCGTCACGACGTACGCACAGGTCAAGGAGGGCGCATGAGCAGGGTCAGCCTGGAGGGGCAGGTCGCGGTCGTCACCGGGGCCGCGCGCGGCGTCGGTGAACTGCTCGCCCGGAAGCTGTCCGCGCGCGGCGCGAAGATCGCGCTGGTCGGCCTGGAGCCGGACGCGCTCAAGCAGGTCGCCGAGCGGCTGCACGGCGACAGTGACCACTGGCACGCCGACGTCACCGACCACGAGGCGATGGCCCGGGTGGCGTGCGAAGTGAAGGAGCGGTTCGGGAAGGCCGACATCGTGGTCGCCAACGCGGGTGTGGCGAGCGGCGGTCCGTTCGCTGACTCCGATCCGGATGCCTGGCGGCGGGTGATCGAGGTCAACCTGATCGGGTCGGCGGTGACGGGGCGTGCGTTCCTGCCGCTGCTGCGGGAGAGCCGGGGCTATCTGCTCCAGATCGCCTCCCTTGCGGC
This genomic window from Streptomyces sp. DG2A-72 contains:
- a CDS encoding alpha/beta fold hydrolase, translating into MSRLMHVASGPYAPPVPARELTAVSADGARLHVEVHGPENAPAVVLAHGWTCSTAFWAAQIRELAVDHRVIAYDQRGHGRSPASRACSTDALADDLEAVLKAALAPGEKAVLAGHSMGGMTVMAASTRAGFRQHAAAVLLCSTGASRLVAESTVVPMRAGRLRTALTRRILGSRAPLGPVTPLARRILKYGTMGPGSAPHMVEACARIVHACPRKVRYAWSQVLNLLDVAHGVRELTVPTAVVVGTADRLTPVVHARSLVAALPNCVGITELPGLGHMTPIEAPELVTGKIRELVTTYAQVKEGA